Proteins co-encoded in one Pirellulales bacterium genomic window:
- a CDS encoding carbamoyltransferase, with translation MNILGINTNHADASAAILVDGELVFAVAEERLNRKKHYASFPKLAIRACLEAANLRLSDIDHVALGRDRSANVRQKIQYALLNPSMFKNLMAIRSKAVSLDDLQTLLATGLEVDPSECRFTEHHVEHHLAHVASAFYCSNFDECAGLSYDGSGDFVSTMFAHCRGNKIDVLDRVYLPNSLGTFYATICRFIGYHRYGDEGKVMGLAPYGTDAYHDFYEEAISLIDGGQYRLNKDYFPRIGHDQGLSIDEEGFVHQSTTFTPKMAERFGPPREPYTDIPQRDRDLAFGMQKRFEEGFMHLVNHVAQATGSPHLALAGGCALNSVANGKVFDHTPIRETYIQPAAGDEGLALGAALYVYHQVLGHPRKFQMRNSYWGHQFDDTRIEADLKQAGLKYEKLERQPLLDRLAERIDAHDVCGWFQGRMEWGPRALGNRSIVTHPGVANMKDILNSRIKRREWFRPFAPSVLAERQTDLFEHSHPSPFMLHVYKIKPEWRERLCTVNHVDNTGRLQTVARDENPLYYDLISTFERRSGIPVVLNTSFNENEPIVCTPKEAIDCFIRSYMDTLAIGSFLVRRPENDQLDQHPPTID, from the coding sequence TTGAACATCCTAGGTATCAACACCAACCACGCCGACGCCTCGGCGGCGATTCTTGTCGATGGCGAGCTCGTCTTTGCCGTGGCCGAAGAGCGGCTGAATCGAAAAAAGCACTACGCGAGCTTCCCGAAGCTGGCGATCCGGGCCTGCCTCGAGGCGGCCAATTTGCGTCTGAGCGACATCGACCACGTGGCCCTTGGCCGCGACCGGTCGGCCAATGTCCGGCAGAAAATCCAGTACGCGCTGCTCAATCCGTCGATGTTCAAGAACCTGATGGCCATCCGCAGCAAGGCGGTGAGCCTCGACGATTTGCAGACGCTGCTGGCCACTGGGCTCGAGGTCGACCCGTCCGAGTGCCGCTTTACCGAGCACCACGTCGAGCACCACCTGGCGCATGTGGCCAGCGCCTTCTATTGCTCGAACTTCGACGAATGTGCCGGCCTGAGCTACGACGGATCGGGGGACTTCGTCTCGACGATGTTCGCTCATTGCCGCGGCAACAAGATCGACGTGCTCGATCGGGTTTACCTGCCGAATTCGCTGGGGACGTTCTACGCCACGATCTGCCGCTTTATCGGCTACCACCGCTACGGCGACGAAGGCAAAGTGATGGGACTGGCCCCCTACGGCACCGATGCCTATCACGACTTTTACGAGGAAGCGATCTCCTTGATCGACGGCGGACAGTACCGTCTGAACAAGGACTATTTCCCACGGATCGGCCACGACCAGGGACTCTCGATCGACGAGGAAGGCTTTGTCCACCAGTCGACCACCTTCACGCCGAAGATGGCGGAACGATTCGGCCCGCCGCGCGAACCGTATACCGATATCCCGCAACGCGACCGCGATCTGGCCTTCGGCATGCAGAAGCGCTTCGAAGAAGGCTTCATGCATCTGGTGAATCACGTGGCCCAGGCGACCGGCAGCCCACACCTGGCGCTGGCCGGAGGCTGTGCGCTGAACAGCGTGGCGAACGGCAAAGTTTTCGATCACACGCCGATTCGCGAGACGTACATTCAGCCGGCGGCGGGGGACGAAGGGCTCGCACTGGGGGCCGCGCTCTACGTCTACCACCAGGTCTTGGGCCACCCGCGCAAGTTTCAGATGCGGAATTCCTACTGGGGACACCAGTTCGACGATACGCGCATCGAGGCCGATTTGAAACAGGCGGGGCTCAAGTACGAGAAGCTCGAACGGCAGCCCCTGCTGGACCGTCTGGCCGAACGCATCGATGCGCATGACGTCTGCGGCTGGTTCCAGGGACGCATGGAGTGGGGCCCCCGGGCCCTGGGCAATCGTTCGATCGTCACGCACCCCGGCGTGGCGAACATGAAAGACATTCTCAACTCGCGCATCAAGCGGCGCGAGTGGTTCCGGCCCTTCGCCCCGAGCGTGCTGGCCGAGCGGCAGACCGACTTGTTCGAACACTCGCACCCTTCGCCGTTCATGCTGCACGTTTACAAGATCAAGCCGGAGTGGCGCGAACGGCTCTGCACGGTGAACCACGTCGACAACACGGGCCGCCTGCAAACGGTGGCGCGCGACGAGAACCCGCTCTACTACGACCTGATCTCGACGTTCGAGCGGCGCAGCGGCATCCCCGTGGTGCTGAACACCAGCTTCAACGAAAACGAACCGATCGTCTGCACGCCGAAAGAGGCCATCGA
- a CDS encoding sulfotransferase: MAATMTGTENSPAQHPWQDSFICEVGAARSGTNFLGEVLSQHPALAYWRRPKYIWRHGNAWKPDDCLTPADASPRVVRYIHRKFGDFLRQSGRERLLVCTQANILSLDFVNAVFPRGKIVHIIRDGREVAASQAKEWEIHNSLTKAKGSRPPYYQLVARRVAEVPPSDLPAYLAEFLGTTWTMFAGSKYRYSMGPKIRDWRQLKRTMDRLEFTALTWRECVSSARAVGRQLGPERYYEVKFEDVVHRPRETVPALLEFLELPPSPEIERFIEHEVDPSVSGKWFDRISQRDLEERILPYVGDLCRELGYLDG, from the coding sequence ATGGCCGCAACCATGACGGGTACGGAAAACTCCCCCGCGCAGCATCCTTGGCAGGATTCATTCATCTGCGAGGTCGGCGCCGCGCGGAGCGGTACGAACTTCCTGGGCGAGGTACTCTCGCAACATCCAGCACTCGCCTACTGGCGCCGTCCCAAGTACATCTGGCGGCATGGCAATGCCTGGAAGCCCGACGACTGCCTGACGCCCGCCGACGCCAGTCCCCGCGTCGTGCGCTACATCCACCGCAAGTTTGGCGACTTTCTGCGGCAGTCGGGGCGCGAGCGGTTGTTGGTCTGCACGCAGGCGAACATCCTCTCGCTCGACTTCGTGAACGCGGTCTTTCCGCGCGGCAAGATCGTACACATCATCCGCGACGGTCGCGAAGTGGCGGCGTCGCAGGCCAAGGAATGGGAGATTCACAACTCCCTCACCAAGGCCAAGGGCTCGCGTCCCCCCTACTATCAACTCGTGGCACGCCGTGTCGCCGAGGTCCCGCCGAGCGATCTGCCCGCCTACTTGGCCGAGTTTCTCGGCACGACTTGGACCATGTTCGCCGGCAGCAAGTATCGTTACAGCATGGGACCCAAGATTCGCGACTGGCGCCAGTTGAAACGCACGATGGACCGCCTCGAGTTCACGGCCCTCACCTGGCGAGAATGCGTCTCCTCGGCGCGCGCCGTCGGCCGACAACTCGGGCCCGAGCGCTACTACGAGGTCAAGTTCGAAGACGTCGTGCATCGCCCTCGCGAAACGGTGCCGGCGCTGCTCGAATTCCTCGAGCTTCCCCCCTCGCCCGAGATCGAACGCTTCATCGAGCACGAAGTCGATCCTTCTGTCTCGGGCAAGTGGTTCGATCGCATCTCGCAACGCGATCTCGAAGAGCGGATTCTGCCGTACGTGGGAGATCTGTGCCGGGAGTTAGGCTATCTCGATGGCTGA
- a CDS encoding bi-domain-containing oxidoreductase, with the protein MKQVVQHLKSGVLEVVDVPCPQASAGQLLIQTRASLISAGTERSVVEFGQSSMVRKVRDNPDRVKQVLDRIRNDGLLPTLELVFAKLDEPMPLGYSNVGVVVGVGAGVEGFAIGDRVVSNGRHAEMVAKPVNLCVKVPEHVTSEQATFTLVSSIGLQGLRLLKPELGEKIAVFGLGLIGLLAVQMLVGSGAEVIGIDVDPGRLALARKFGATTVDLSSGADPVAAGMAFSAGQGVDGVLITASAKNDSIVSQAANMSRKRGRIVLVGVVNMELSRAEFYEKELSFQVSCSYGPGRYDPTYEEQGIDYPYAFVRWTEKRNMEAVLGMLAAGRLDIESLITSRIPQADAAQAYAALSEDRSQIGIILEYPDVAPPTTTVIEHRGTGATATPTKPSSAAQARVGVIGAGNYTKIRLLPEIKRTSAVPVSIASASGVTAAHAARKFGFETSTTDYRQILDNPRVDAVFITTRHHQHVPMAIDALRAGKHVFVEKPLAIDAEGLARIREVYEQTTGLELMVGFNRRFSGHAAKIRQLLASRSQPATLNMLVNAGYIPGDHWMHDPRIGGGRIIGEGCHWFDLLRYVVDAPIVAVQAAMIGDVPGVETRDDNMSVSLLFADGSLGNLHYFANGHKSYTKEKLEVYCEGRTLLLDNFRKLTGYGWSNFKKLNYFSQDKGRRQEISGFIDRVARGGAPLIPPSHLWNVTAATFAAMDSARSGQRVELAAEDRG; encoded by the coding sequence GTGAAACAAGTGGTGCAACATCTCAAATCTGGCGTGCTCGAGGTTGTGGATGTCCCCTGCCCTCAGGCCTCGGCCGGACAGTTGCTGATTCAAACCCGCGCTAGCCTCATCTCGGCCGGCACGGAACGCAGTGTCGTCGAGTTCGGGCAGTCGAGCATGGTCCGCAAGGTGCGCGACAACCCCGACCGCGTGAAGCAGGTGCTCGATCGCATCCGCAACGATGGCCTGTTGCCGACGCTCGAACTGGTCTTCGCCAAGCTCGACGAGCCCATGCCCCTGGGTTATTCGAACGTGGGGGTCGTGGTCGGCGTTGGGGCGGGGGTCGAGGGGTTCGCCATCGGCGACCGCGTGGTGAGCAATGGACGCCATGCCGAGATGGTCGCCAAGCCCGTGAACCTGTGCGTCAAAGTCCCCGAGCATGTGACCTCCGAGCAGGCCACGTTCACGCTGGTCAGCTCGATCGGCCTGCAGGGCCTTCGCCTCCTCAAGCCCGAGTTGGGCGAGAAGATCGCCGTCTTCGGACTGGGCCTCATCGGCTTGCTCGCCGTGCAGATGCTCGTCGGCAGCGGCGCCGAGGTCATCGGTATCGACGTCGATCCCGGCCGGCTCGCCCTGGCGCGCAAGTTCGGTGCCACGACGGTCGATCTTTCGTCCGGCGCCGATCCCGTCGCGGCGGGCATGGCCTTCTCCGCCGGACAAGGGGTCGATGGTGTGTTGATCACCGCCTCGGCCAAGAACGATTCGATCGTCAGCCAGGCGGCGAACATGTCGCGCAAGCGAGGCCGGATCGTTCTCGTCGGCGTGGTAAACATGGAACTGAGCCGTGCCGAGTTCTACGAAAAGGAACTCAGCTTTCAGGTCTCCTGCTCGTACGGGCCAGGACGCTACGACCCGACCTACGAAGAACAAGGGATCGACTATCCCTATGCCTTCGTCCGCTGGACCGAGAAACGCAATATGGAAGCGGTGCTCGGCATGCTCGCCGCGGGGAGACTCGATATCGAGTCGCTCATCACGAGCCGCATTCCGCAGGCCGACGCTGCCCAGGCCTACGCCGCCCTGTCCGAAGATCGCAGCCAGATCGGCATCATTCTCGAGTATCCCGACGTTGCGCCTCCCACGACGACCGTGATCGAGCATCGGGGGACGGGCGCGACCGCAACGCCGACGAAGCCGTCTTCGGCCGCGCAGGCCCGCGTGGGGGTCATCGGCGCCGGCAATTACACGAAGATTCGCCTGCTACCGGAAATCAAGCGCACGAGCGCCGTGCCTGTCTCCATCGCCAGCGCCAGCGGAGTCACCGCGGCGCACGCCGCACGCAAGTTCGGTTTCGAAACCAGCACGACCGATTATCGCCAGATCCTCGACAATCCCCGCGTCGATGCCGTGTTCATCACGACGCGACATCACCAGCACGTGCCGATGGCGATCGATGCCCTGCGCGCCGGCAAGCACGTGTTTGTCGAGAAGCCGCTGGCGATCGATGCCGAGGGGCTCGCCCGCATTCGCGAGGTCTACGAGCAAACCACCGGGCTCGAATTGATGGTCGGCTTCAACCGCCGTTTCTCGGGGCACGCGGCCAAGATTCGTCAGTTGCTCGCCAGCCGCTCCCAACCGGCCACCCTGAACATGCTCGTCAACGCCGGCTACATTCCCGGCGATCACTGGATGCACGATCCGCGCATCGGTGGGGGACGCATCATCGGCGAGGGATGCCACTGGTTCGACCTGCTACGCTACGTGGTCGATGCGCCTATTGTCGCCGTGCAGGCGGCCATGATCGGCGACGTGCCGGGCGTGGAAACGCGCGACGACAACATGTCGGTCTCCCTCCTCTTCGCCGACGGCTCGTTGGGCAACCTGCATTACTTTGCCAACGGCCACAAGTCGTACACGAAGGAAAAGCTCGAAGTCTACTGCGAGGGACGCACCCTGCTGCTCGACAACTTCCGCAAGCTCACCGGCTATGGCTGGTCGAACTTCAAGAAGCTGAACTACTTCTCGCAAGACAAAGGACGCCGGCAAGAGATCTCGGGCTTCATCGACCGCGTGGCGCGCGGCGGCGCTCCGCTCATTCCCCCCAGTCACCTGTGGAACGTCACGGCGGCTACCTTCGCCGCGATGGACTCCGCACGCTCGGGCCAACGCGTCGAGCTGGCCGCCGAGGATCGAGGTTAG